One segment of Methanoculleus taiwanensis DNA contains the following:
- a CDS encoding pyrroline-5-carboxylate reductase family protein, giving the protein MRKGQPLVGIIGAGHMGSMMAERFLSSGVLEPGEIAVASRSRRGTDPLRERWPDITVLPDNQSLARLCSVIFLCVRPPDIDTVLGEIAPALSGNEHIVSIAAGIPLEHLERRYTGPLSRAMPNATSETGRGITLVCYGREVSRDAALRIEKLLSALGRVIEVSEENLPAATVVSGCGPALIAAIIDELAAAARRQSSLSSEEAAMLARETFIGTAVLLQKTDMSAASLVERVATPGGITEVGISSLREDLPAAFDRMFERARARDDALAADRKSAPER; this is encoded by the coding sequence ATGCGGAAGGGGCAGCCGCTGGTCGGTATCATCGGCGCAGGGCATATGGGGAGCATGATGGCGGAGAGATTCCTCTCCTCCGGGGTGCTTGAACCCGGCGAGATCGCCGTCGCTTCCCGGTCGCGGAGAGGAACCGACCCGCTCCGGGAACGCTGGCCGGATATCACGGTTCTCCCCGACAATCAAAGCCTCGCACGCCTCTGCAGTGTTATCTTTCTCTGCGTCAGACCACCCGATATCGACACGGTGCTCGGTGAGATCGCCCCGGCGCTCTCCGGGAACGAACATATCGTCTCTATTGCGGCGGGAATACCCCTTGAACACCTGGAGAGACGGTATACCGGCCCGCTCTCGCGTGCTATGCCGAACGCCACCTCCGAGACCGGCCGCGGGATCACGCTCGTCTGCTACGGACGAGAGGTATCGAGAGATGCGGCACTCCGGATAGAGAAACTCCTCTCCGCGCTCGGCAGGGTGATCGAGGTCAGCGAGGAAAATCTCCCCGCCGCCACCGTCGTCTCCGGCTGCGGACCTGCGCTGATTGCGGCGATCATCGATGAACTCGCCGCTGCAGCCAGGCGGCAGAGCAGCCTCTCTTCGGAGGAGGCCGCGATGCTGGCGCGGGAGACGTTCATCGGAACCGCCGTGCTTCTGCAGAAGACAGATATGAGCGCCGCCAGTCTGGTAGAACGGGTGGCGACGCCGGGCGGCATCACCGAGGTGGGTATATCGTCGCTCCGGGAAGACCTCCCGGCAGCCTTCGACCGCATGTTCGAGCGGGCGCGTGCACGAGACGACGCCCTTGCAGCCGATCGGAAGAGCGCTCCCGAAAGATGA